The following proteins are encoded in a genomic region of Montipora foliosa isolate CH-2021 chromosome 10, ASM3666993v2, whole genome shotgun sequence:
- the LOC137973740 gene encoding epoxide hydrolase 4-like: MAKAGDLLTPIFVYSLSLFYGFLVSLALLWQIIKNFGLPSGAKKRQAPPGCLLDTELGEHSFLRTASNLKIHYVAKGDTGKPLMLCLHGFPEFWYSWRYQLKAFSHEFRVVAVDLRGYGDSDVPTGRSQYKMSYLVNDVKEIIEALGYSSCTLLSHDWGGFLAWATAHINPGLVDKLIICNSPHPSCFRKCLQTSRKQFFASWYMFYFQLPCLPEYLIEADDFKMLGPIYKRVKNFIDEDVEAYKYALSQSGLSGPLNYYRNIFTNDLPRGYSRSKIKAPTLVVWGNKDKALTTDCLIGTEQYVEDLTIKYVDGANHWVQMDAPEAVNKYIREFLAAHP, from the exons ATGGCAAAGGCGGGAGATTTGCTGACACCTATTTTTGTTTATAGTTTGAGCTTGTTTTATGGTTTTCTGGTGTCCTTGGCACTGTTATGGCAAATAATTAAGAACTTTGGTTTACCGTCAGGAGCCAAAAAGCGGCAAGCAC CTCCTGGTTGCCTTCTTGATACTGAGCTTGGAGAGCACAGTTTTTTGAGGACAGCTTCTAATCTCAAGATACATTATGTTGCCAAGGGTGACACAGGGAAGCCACTCATGCTTTGCCTTCATGGGTTCCCGGAG TTCTGGTATTCTTGGCGATATCAGCTGAAAGCTTTCAGTCATGAGTTCAGGGTGGTTGCTGTTGATTTAag GGGTTATGGAGATAGTGATGTCCCTACGGGACGAAGCCAATACAAGATGTCTTACTTGGTGAATGATGTGAAGGAAATT ATTGAGGCTCTTGGTTACAGTTCCTGTACCCTGCTCAGCCACGACTGGGGTGGATTTCTGGCATG gGCCACTGCGCATATTAATCCAGGGCTTGTTGACAAGCTGATAATCTGCAACAGCCCACACCCAAG CTGTTTTCGCAAATGTCTTCAGACTTCAAGAAAGCAGTTCTTTGCCTCTTGG TACATGTTCTACTTTCAGTTGCCATGTCTTCCTGAGTACCTCATTGAGGCTGATGACTTCAAAATGCTTGGCCCAATTTATAAG CGTGTGAAGAATTTCATCGATGAAGATGTGGAAGCATACAAGTATGCTCTGAGTCAGTCTGGGCTCAGTGGCCCACTGAACTATTACAGGAATATATTTACGAATGACTTGCCTAGAGGTTATTCTCGCTCAAAGATAAAGGCTCCCACTCTTGTTGTATGG GGAAACAAAGATAAAGCACTCACCACTGATTGTTTGATTGGAACAGAACAATATGTGGAGGATTTGACGATCAA ATATGTCGATGGAGCTAATCATTGGGTACAAATGGATGCCCCGGAAGCAGTAAACAAATACATTCGTGAATTCTTGGCTGCTCATCCCTGA
- the LOC137973234 gene encoding kelch-like protein 2, with product MEGLEPITQADQASFCVEMLKRLNMQREQDYLCEITLVAKEGKQFKAHKNVLSAASPFFVKLLQTEMKEKEEAIARFEEISEPILEKVLEFIYTGQVKIDDEQTAEDLIIAADYLLLVCLKTTAGRFLEQRLVNTNCISTFYFAEKYHCEELTSNSKKFVLDNFAFVAESDEFLKLESHEVERWISNDEICVANEEDVFKIIENWIAHSESDRKSKFEELFQHVRLVLFSRDTLLLDVATKDFVTESHPCVKRLLDAVKMKSYSSEDSSLQSPRTRLTTNAIVVYGLYGGTYTLCYLPEKNKWRFLAQRSEDQYFSRGLQVVIYRDQLFAFSSPNVVRYDPSFGCWSTLRHIRRPSDIQAVAVVGRYIYAISVQNTGDSYQSTVSRYNEDSLSWDDILTSYEGCRTECCIVVAGKCIYVLGGVPIQQGRDRIAVAHVERFDTVQNSWDKIVDMQQERCMAFGLGNEGKVFVAGGEGKERRWSLKTCEVYTISTNEWQFIGDLHAPLKSGSMLCVNGTMYVLGGLKQKGNSYCHENNYTVESYDPTLNEWTEKTCIPIDRIPQEERNCSFEGVGLKIPKALVEECI from the coding sequence ATGGAAGGCTTGGAACCCATAACCCAGGCAGACCAAGCTTCATTTTGTGTGGAGATGCTAAAACGACTCAACATGCAACGAGAACAAGATTATTTGTGCGAAATAACCTTGGTGGCAAAGGAAGGGAAACAATTCAAGGCACACAAAAATGTGCTCTCGGCAGCGAGTCCCTTCTTCGTTAAGCTTCTCCAGACTGAgatgaaagaaaaggaagaagcaATTGCTCGATTCGAGGAGATTTCAGAGCCAATTCTGGAGAAGGTGCTGGAGTTCATCTACACAGGCCAAGTAAAAATCGATGATGAACAGACTGCTGAGGACTTGATAATCGCAGCGGATTATTTACTTCTCGTGTGCTTGAAAACCACCGCAGGACGATTTCTCGAGCAACGATTGGTGAACACTAATTGCATTTCAACGTTTTATTTCGCCGAGAAATACCATTGCGAAGAACTTACGAGCAACAGCAAGAAGTTCGTACTCGATAACTTCGCCTTCGTTGCAGAATCAGACGAATTCCTTAAATTGGAATCTCATGAGGTCGAGAGGTGGATTTCAAATGACGAAATCTGCGTTGCAAATGAAGAAGacgtttttaaaataattgaaaactGGATCGCTCATAGTGAGAGCGATcgaaaatcgaagtttgaagaaTTGTTTCAGCATGTtcgattggttttgttttcgcGTGACACTCTGCTTCTGGATGTCGCGACAAAAGACTTCGTTACAGAGAGTCATCCTTGTGTAAAAAGGCTGTTGGATGCTGTGAAAATGAAGAGTTATTCAAGTGAAGATAGTTCTCTCCAGTCACCACGGACACGGCTCACAACAAATGCAATTGTGGTTTATGGTCTTTATGGGGGAACGTACACATTATGTTATCTTCCTGAGAAGAACAAGTGGAGATTTTTGGCACAACGCTCAGAAGACCAGTACTTTTCTAGAGGGTTGCAAGTGGTGATATACCGTGACCAGTTGTTTGCTTTTAGCTCTCCCAACGTTGTACGATACGATCCTTCGTTTGGCTGTTGGTCCACTTTGAGACACATTCGCCGACCTTCTGACATTCAAGCGGTGGCAGTCGTTGGGAGGTATATTTATGCCATCTCTGTTCAAAATACCGGCGATTCTTATCAGTCAACAGTTTCACGCTACAATGAGGATTCCTTGTCCTGGGACGACATTCTCACATCTTATGAGGGTTGTAGGACTGAATGTTGCATAGTAGTGGCTGGGAAGTGTATTTATGTCTTGGGTGGAGTACCTATTCAGCAGGGACGGGATAGGATAGCTGTTGCTCATGTTGAGAGATTTGACACTGTTCAAAACAGCTGGGATAAAATTGTGGACATGCAGCAAGAAAGATGCATGGCTTTTGGCTTGGGAAATGAAGGAAAAGTTTTTGTGGCTGGAGGAGAAGGGAAGGAGAGAAGATGGTCTCTGAAAACTTGTGAAGTTTACACTATCTCCACAAATGAATGGCAGTTTATTGGAGACTTACATGCCCCACTAAAATCAGGAAGTATGTTGTGTGTTAATGGAACCATGTATGTTCTGGGTGGCTTGAAGCAAAAGGGTAACTCTTACTGTCATGAAAACAACTATACAGTTGAAAGCTATGATCCCACACTGAACGAGTGGACTGAAAAGACCTGCATACCAATAGACCGGATTCCACAAGAAGAAAGAAACTGTTCTTTTGAAGGCGTGGGACTGAAAATTCCTAAAGCTTTGGTTGAAGAATGTATATAA